One genomic window of Magnolia sinica isolate HGM2019 chromosome 3, MsV1, whole genome shotgun sequence includes the following:
- the LOC131241067 gene encoding signaling peptide TAXIMIN 1 produces the protein MCDCECRPLGFLLGLPFAFLALLVSIVGIIVWIVGLLLSCICPCCLCVTVLVEIALELIKAPLHVMEWFTSKIPC, from the exons atgtgcGATTGCGAGTGCAGGCCTCTGGGTTTTTTGTTGGGCCTTCCCTTCGCTTTTCTCGCTCTCCTCGTTTCCATCGTCGGCATCATCGTTTGGATCGTCGG GTTGCTTTTGTCATGCATATGCCCGTGTTGCCTGTGCGTGACGGTATTGGTGGAGATAGCGCTGGAACTCATCAAAGCCCCTCTTCACGTCATGGAGTGGTTTACTTCAAAGATCCCTTGttga